In a genomic window of Strix aluco isolate bStrAlu1 chromosome 3, bStrAlu1.hap1, whole genome shotgun sequence:
- the MORN2 gene encoding LOW QUALITY PROTEIN: MORN repeat-containing protein 2 (The sequence of the model RefSeq protein was modified relative to this genomic sequence to represent the inferred CDS: inserted 2 bases in 2 codons; substituted 2 bases at 2 genomic stop codons): MRLLLACTLICLSDALCLEVKKPTFHHSHFLEGECRRTPEGVLKRNXLXVHTGANGTTYLSSXKNDTMNGTGRLEHPSGAVYEGEFRDNMFHGAGTYTFPNGAKYIGLLSENKMEGEGDCIDENGMXTFHGSATVGLKQKLKMQTDQLKSPK; encoded by the exons ATGCGACTGCTACTGGCTTGCACTCT GATTTGTCTCTCAGATGCTCTCTGTCTTGAAGTGAAAAAACCTACCTTCCACCACTCTCATTTTCTAGAGGGAGAGTGCAGAAGGACACCTGAGGGTGTGCTCAAGAGGA AGTTGTGAGTCCATACTGGCGCCAATGGAACTACGTATCTCAGCAGCTGAAAAAATGACACA ATGAATGGAACTGGAAGGCTAGAACATCCTTCTGGGGCAGTTTATGAAGGTGAGTTCAGAGACAACATGTTTCATGGGGCTGGAACCTACACATTTCCAAATGGAGCAAAGTACATTGGACTGTTAAGTGAAAACAA GATGGAAGGTGAAGGAGACTGTATAGATGAAAATGGAA TCACATTTCATGGCTCAGCAACAGTAGGACTGAAACAGAAGTTGAAAATGCAG actgaTCAGCTGAAGTCTCCTAAGTGA